Proteins from a single region of Halogeometricum borinquense DSM 11551:
- a CDS encoding RNA ligase partner protein, protein MSSELPRQQFVLDTSLFITEEIRREDESLEEAVLHLLELVAMARLELNISCHMPPSIHDELAAMLRDREVGEEVFTKLDTWVVRKSPDRYGVTIPANIVYNFVDEMSDRVDRGLRVSEEAIREVEQLDPENLAATTGEDGTEAYMTEADRVLSKMRDKYRRALRRGVLDSREDFDLLVLARELNAGVVTEDRGIISWADEFGLRYVRGGRFPTLLEEYLRETGIEGYTPE, encoded by the coding sequence ATGTCCAGTGAACTCCCGCGTCAACAGTTCGTCCTCGACACTTCGTTGTTCATCACCGAAGAGATTCGTCGGGAGGACGAATCACTGGAGGAGGCCGTACTCCACCTGCTGGAACTCGTGGCTATGGCACGACTGGAACTCAACATCTCCTGTCATATGCCGCCGTCCATCCACGACGAACTCGCAGCGATGTTGCGTGACAGGGAAGTCGGAGAGGAGGTGTTCACGAAACTCGATACGTGGGTGGTCAGAAAGAGTCCGGACCGCTACGGCGTCACTATCCCCGCAAACATCGTCTACAACTTCGTAGACGAGATGAGCGACCGGGTTGACCGGGGCCTGCGCGTCTCTGAGGAGGCGATTCGAGAGGTCGAACAACTCGATCCGGAGAATCTCGCTGCTACAACTGGCGAAGACGGGACCGAGGCGTACATGACGGAGGCCGACCGCGTTCTCTCGAAGATGCGAGACAAGTATCGTCGGGCGCTTCGGCGGGGCGTTCTCGACTCTCGCGAGGATTTTGACCTGCTCGTCCTCGCTCGCGAGTTGAACGCGGGTGTGGTGACGGAGGACCGAGGAATCATCTCGTGGGCCGACGAGTTCGGACTTCGGTACGTACGGGGCGGCCGGTTCCCGACGCTTCTGGAGGAGTATCTGCGTGAAACCGGGATTGAGGGATATACTCCCGAGTGA
- a CDS encoding RNA ligase, which produces MDDREYFERLESTAETPDELFEHFSRRSIDGRTYYVLSDARHGVERGTVVVEAADAVVRGYPSIPRVLVLDSGVAAFFDDDQTVVAEEKLNGFNVRIADVGEPLAFTKGGHVCPYTTSRVRDLLDLSSFFADYPKMMLCAELIGPETPYTTHDYEGIDSNAVRVFGIRNRATGEPLPVESRRDLCDEYGFPQPRLFGWYSQGAVVEGVREAISELDDAGREGVVMKSADGTEMVKYTTESHHHDELVYAFSLPFDRGRDFFFSRVIREAFQAVEFDEDDERLRDRAHDLGESVLLPAVETIREVQAGKTAGERHTVRGDSESIDALLDHLRNHSLTVEIESDRREDGERIVEFVKVAESTMGRTQYYLDGGTYNE; this is translated from the coding sequence ATGGACGACCGTGAATACTTCGAGCGGCTAGAGTCCACCGCGGAGACGCCCGACGAGCTGTTCGAACATTTCAGCCGGCGTTCAATCGACGGTCGGACGTACTACGTACTGTCCGACGCGCGTCACGGGGTCGAACGCGGGACCGTCGTCGTCGAAGCGGCCGACGCCGTCGTCCGAGGGTATCCAAGCATCCCGCGCGTGTTAGTACTCGATAGCGGCGTCGCCGCCTTCTTCGATGACGATCAGACGGTCGTCGCAGAAGAGAAGCTAAACGGGTTCAACGTCCGTATCGCCGATGTCGGAGAGCCGCTCGCGTTCACCAAAGGCGGGCACGTCTGTCCGTACACGACGTCACGTGTCCGCGACCTCCTCGATCTGTCGTCGTTCTTCGCCGACTACCCCAAGATGATGCTGTGTGCCGAACTCATCGGCCCGGAGACACCCTACACGACGCACGACTACGAGGGTATCGACTCGAACGCAGTCCGAGTGTTCGGGATCCGCAACCGCGCGACCGGCGAACCACTCCCGGTCGAATCACGGCGTGATCTCTGCGACGAGTACGGTTTTCCCCAACCACGCCTATTTGGGTGGTACAGTCAGGGAGCGGTCGTCGAGGGAGTACGGGAAGCTATCTCGGAACTCGATGACGCCGGACGGGAGGGTGTGGTGATGAAATCCGCTGACGGAACGGAGATGGTCAAGTACACGACCGAATCTCACCATCACGACGAACTCGTCTACGCGTTCTCGCTTCCGTTCGACCGCGGCCGCGACTTCTTTTTCTCGCGCGTCATCCGAGAAGCCTTTCAGGCGGTGGAATTCGACGAAGACGACGAGCGGTTGCGAGACAGGGCGCACGACCTCGGTGAATCGGTGCTGCTTCCCGCAGTCGAGACGATACGCGAGGTTCAAGCAGGTAAAACCGCCGGTGAGCGCCACACTGTTCGGGGTGACTCAGAGAGCATCGATGCGCTCCTCGATCATCTGCGCAACCACTCCTTGACGGTCGAAATCGAATCGGACCGCCGCGAGGACGGAGAACGGATTGTCGAGTTCGTGAAAGTCGCGGAATCAACGATGGGACGCACGCAGTACTATCTCGACGGTGGAACGTACAACGAGTAA
- a CDS encoding CBS domain-containing protein, with translation MTVSDLMRKNVVTATPDTAASELAQQMRDENVGSVVVEADNRPAGIVTDRDLAVGPFAESADPETVTAEDVMTSDLTTVTTDTGVMELCDELCEASVRRMPVVDGDGTLAGIVTLDDLHVLFAREQQNLTDVIEAESPPY, from the coding sequence ATGACTGTATCAGACCTGATGCGGAAGAACGTAGTAACGGCTACTCCAGACACTGCAGCAAGCGAACTTGCTCAGCAGATGCGCGACGAGAACGTCGGGAGCGTCGTCGTCGAAGCGGATAACCGTCCGGCGGGAATCGTCACCGACCGGGATCTCGCAGTTGGTCCGTTCGCCGAGAGCGCCGATCCTGAGACAGTGACGGCGGAAGACGTGATGACATCGGACCTCACAACCGTCACGACAGACACCGGTGTCATGGAACTATGTGACGAACTGTGCGAGGCGAGCGTCCGGCGGATGCCAGTCGTAGACGGCGACGGGACGCTGGCAGGTATCGTCACGCTTGACGACTTGCACGTCCTCTTCGCCAGAGAGCAACAGAATCTGACTGACGTTATCGAAGCCGAATCACCGCCGTACTGA